tccaggaaaaccttcagcaccccgcgggtctcctcgtagatcaggcccgagatccgcttgacaccgccacggcgagccaggcggcggatggctggtttggtgatgccctggatgttatcacgcagcactttacggtgccgcttggctccgcctttacccagtcctttgccgcCTTTACCTCGACCAGACATAATGATTCTTCACTCAAACAGCCGCTGAATGAGACGCGAGTTCCACCCGGCTCCTTTTTATAGAGCCggagccgacctgactgagaaagtgcagagtgagagaggcgggaaggggaggagacagagtcaagattgacagacagagcagagggcggcctctgatcttccagctccgcctccagctttctgcagccgCTAATTTCAAACCGTTTTCCAACAATAGAACCGAAGCAGACTCGGAATTTATATTCAAAGCTTCCAAGAACCAGAAGCTTTTAAATGTCTCGTTACAATTAACAATCGCGAATATTCCCGCCGATATACAGCcccttccctgtcaatctcagaccttgttccatctccccacacttcctctcacagacgggttcagcagtttacaaacaccttattccagctgatttggagaatgtggtgtttggggtttgagttgtgaggcggggtatctccgccagtatcaccgtctcacagactctccccctgaatctgtgaaatgacaatgaccaggaactgagactggagccgaacacatccccagtgacagtgaggcccg
This Pristiophorus japonicus isolate sPriJap1 unplaced genomic scaffold, sPriJap1.hap1 HAP1_SCAFFOLD_2972, whole genome shotgun sequence DNA region includes the following protein-coding sequences:
- the LOC139248852 gene encoding histone H4, giving the protein MSGRGKGGKGLGKGGAKRHRKVLRDNIQGITKPAIRRLARRGGVKRISGLIYEETRGVLKVFLENVIRDAVTYTEHAKRKTVTAMDVVYALKRQGRTLYGFGG